In Numida meleagris isolate 19003 breed g44 Domestic line chromosome 3, NumMel1.0, whole genome shotgun sequence, the following are encoded in one genomic region:
- the IPCEF1 gene encoding interactor protein for cytohesin exchange factors 1 isoform X5 codes for MKNTKNVPLRQKAKKKSQGFFIMSRRRISCKELGQADCQGWLYKKKEKGAFIGNKWKKFWCVLKESSLYWYSSQLAEKAEGFIRLPDFSVDRATECKKKHAIKISHPQIKTFYFAAENVLEMNTWLSKLGMAVDPQAPNGKSEEECYSESEHDDPEITDTPPPSYVAEPPPPHLQDQQKCSLTSALSSEASCSLSSPESTFNSQESSSSLMSKVVYSERQSLLDLVNNSAMEESESDQPLTFCVQIQSDEQLEVDCGETAESQICPGGGPQNTFLGLDTHCLNVPDAAGQKSLDKDHEKCADDEMERLYKSLEQASLSPIGDRRLSTKKELRKSFIKRSKNPSINEKLHKIRMLNSTLKCKEHDLATINQLLEDPKLTAIKYREWRNTNIMLVQDIYQQQEVQDVSTENSEEQETTPLPINESAI; via the exons GTTCCCTTGCGTcagaaggcaaaaaagaaaagtcaag GGTTCTTTATAATGAGTCGACGGAGGATATCGTGTAAAGAACTGGGGCAAGCTGATTGCCAAGGATGGCTctacaaaaagaaggaaaaaggagctTTCATTGgcaacaaatggaaaaagttCTGGTGTGTGCTGAAGGAGTCGTCGCTGTATTGGTACAGCAGTCAGCTG gctgaaaaagcagaaggatttATCAGGCTTCCAGATTTCAGTGTGGACAGAGCAACggaatgcaaaaaaaagca tgcTATTAAGATCAGCCACCCACAGATcaagacattttattttgctgcagaaaatgttCTGGAAATGAACAC GTGGCTAAGCAAGCTGGGGATGGCTGTAGATCCTCAGGCACCCAATGGGAAGAGTGAAGAAG AATGCTATAGTGAAAGTGAACATGATGACCCAGAAATAACAGACACACCACCTCCCTCGTACGTGGCCGAGCCTCCACCTCCTCATTTG cagGATCAACAGAAATGCTCTTTGACATCAGCTCTGTCAAGTGAAGCATCttgttctctttcctctcctgaGAGCACTTTCAATTCCCAAGAATCATCATCTTCCTTGATGTCCAAGGTGGTTTATTCTGAGAGGCAGTCCCTGCTTGACCTCGTTAACAACTCTGCCATGGAAGAGAGTGAGAGTGATCAGCCTTTAACTTTCTGCGTACAGATTCAATCTGATGAGCAGCTGGAAGTAGACTGtggagaaacagcagaaagtcAGATCTGTCCGGGTGGTGGACCCCAAAACACTTTTTTAGGTCTGGATACACATTGCCTAAATGTGCCAGATGCAGCAGGACAGAAATCGCTAGACAAAG ATCATGAAAAATGTGCTGATGATGAGATGGAGAGACTTTACAAGTCATTAGAACAAGCAAGCCTGTCTCCCATTGGTGATCGTCGGCTGTCAACCAAGAAGGAGCTGAGGAAGTCGTTTATCAAACGCAGCAAAAACCCCTCCATTAATGAGAAACTCCACAAAATTCGAATGCTGAACAGCACATTAAAG TGTAAGGAACATGACTTGGCTACAATTAACCAGTTGTTAGAAGACCCAAAGTTGACGGCGATAAAGTACAGAGAGTGGAGGAACACAAACATCATGCTAGTCCAAGATATCTATCAGCAGCAGGAGGTCCAGGATGTGTCCACAGAGAACAGCGAGGAGCAAGAGACAACTCCACTGCCTATCAATGAAAGTGCTATCTGA
- the IPCEF1 gene encoding interactor protein for cytohesin exchange factors 1 isoform X4, which produces MEADGNALVPLRQKAKKKSQGFFIMSRRRISCKELGQADCQGWLYKKKEKGAFIGNKWKKFWCVLKESSLYWYSSQLAEKAEGFIRLPDFSVDRATECKKKHAIKISHPQIKTFYFAAENVLEMNTWLSKLGMAVDPQAPNGKSEEECYSESEHDDPEITDTPPPSYVAEPPPPHLDQQKCSLTSALSSEASCSLSSPESTFNSQESSSSLMSKVVYSERQSLLDLVNNSAMEESESDQPLTFCVQIQSDEQLEVDCGETAESQICPGGGPQNTFLGLDTHCLNVPDAAGQKSLDKDHEKCADDEMERLYKSLEQASLSPIGDRRLSTKKELRKSFIKRSKNPSINEKLHKIRMLNSTLKCKEHDLATINQLLEDPKLTAIKYREWRNTNIMLVQDIYQQQEVQDVSTENSEEQETTPLPINESAI; this is translated from the exons ATGGAAGCTGATGGGAATGCCCTT GTTCCCTTGCGTcagaaggcaaaaaagaaaagtcaag GGTTCTTTATAATGAGTCGACGGAGGATATCGTGTAAAGAACTGGGGCAAGCTGATTGCCAAGGATGGCTctacaaaaagaaggaaaaaggagctTTCATTGgcaacaaatggaaaaagttCTGGTGTGTGCTGAAGGAGTCGTCGCTGTATTGGTACAGCAGTCAGCTG gctgaaaaagcagaaggatttATCAGGCTTCCAGATTTCAGTGTGGACAGAGCAACggaatgcaaaaaaaagca tgcTATTAAGATCAGCCACCCACAGATcaagacattttattttgctgcagaaaatgttCTGGAAATGAACAC GTGGCTAAGCAAGCTGGGGATGGCTGTAGATCCTCAGGCACCCAATGGGAAGAGTGAAGAAG AATGCTATAGTGAAAGTGAACATGATGACCCAGAAATAACAGACACACCACCTCCCTCGTACGTGGCCGAGCCTCCACCTCCTCATTTG GATCAACAGAAATGCTCTTTGACATCAGCTCTGTCAAGTGAAGCATCttgttctctttcctctcctgaGAGCACTTTCAATTCCCAAGAATCATCATCTTCCTTGATGTCCAAGGTGGTTTATTCTGAGAGGCAGTCCCTGCTTGACCTCGTTAACAACTCTGCCATGGAAGAGAGTGAGAGTGATCAGCCTTTAACTTTCTGCGTACAGATTCAATCTGATGAGCAGCTGGAAGTAGACTGtggagaaacagcagaaagtcAGATCTGTCCGGGTGGTGGACCCCAAAACACTTTTTTAGGTCTGGATACACATTGCCTAAATGTGCCAGATGCAGCAGGACAGAAATCGCTAGACAAAG ATCATGAAAAATGTGCTGATGATGAGATGGAGAGACTTTACAAGTCATTAGAACAAGCAAGCCTGTCTCCCATTGGTGATCGTCGGCTGTCAACCAAGAAGGAGCTGAGGAAGTCGTTTATCAAACGCAGCAAAAACCCCTCCATTAATGAGAAACTCCACAAAATTCGAATGCTGAACAGCACATTAAAG TGTAAGGAACATGACTTGGCTACAATTAACCAGTTGTTAGAAGACCCAAAGTTGACGGCGATAAAGTACAGAGAGTGGAGGAACACAAACATCATGCTAGTCCAAGATATCTATCAGCAGCAGGAGGTCCAGGATGTGTCCACAGAGAACAGCGAGGAGCAAGAGACAACTCCACTGCCTATCAATGAAAGTGCTATCTGA
- the IPCEF1 gene encoding interactor protein for cytohesin exchange factors 1 isoform X7, with amino-acid sequence MGDDRTIVALRQNSLLVPLRQKAKKKSQGFFIMSRRRISCKELGQADCQGWLYKKKEKGAFIGNKWKKFWCVLKESSLYWYSSQLAEKAEGFIRLPDFSVDRATECKKKQWLSKLGMAVDPQAPNGKSEEECYSESEHDDPEITDTPPPSYVAEPPPPHLQDQQKCSLTSALSSEASCSLSSPESTFNSQESSSSLMSKVVYSERQSLLDLVNNSAMEESESDQPLTFCVQIQSDEQLEVDCGETAESQICPGGGPQNTFLGLDTHCLNVPDAAGQKSLDKDHEKCADDEMERLYKSLEQASLSPIGDRRLSTKKELRKSFIKRSKNPSINEKLHKIRMLNSTLKCKEHDLATINQLLEDPKLTAIKYREWRNTNIMLVQDIYQQQEVQDVSTENSEEQETTPLPINESAI; translated from the exons GTTCCCTTGCGTcagaaggcaaaaaagaaaagtcaag GGTTCTTTATAATGAGTCGACGGAGGATATCGTGTAAAGAACTGGGGCAAGCTGATTGCCAAGGATGGCTctacaaaaagaaggaaaaaggagctTTCATTGgcaacaaatggaaaaagttCTGGTGTGTGCTGAAGGAGTCGTCGCTGTATTGGTACAGCAGTCAGCTG gctgaaaaagcagaaggatttATCAGGCTTCCAGATTTCAGTGTGGACAGAGCAACggaatgcaaaaaaaagca GTGGCTAAGCAAGCTGGGGATGGCTGTAGATCCTCAGGCACCCAATGGGAAGAGTGAAGAAG AATGCTATAGTGAAAGTGAACATGATGACCCAGAAATAACAGACACACCACCTCCCTCGTACGTGGCCGAGCCTCCACCTCCTCATTTG cagGATCAACAGAAATGCTCTTTGACATCAGCTCTGTCAAGTGAAGCATCttgttctctttcctctcctgaGAGCACTTTCAATTCCCAAGAATCATCATCTTCCTTGATGTCCAAGGTGGTTTATTCTGAGAGGCAGTCCCTGCTTGACCTCGTTAACAACTCTGCCATGGAAGAGAGTGAGAGTGATCAGCCTTTAACTTTCTGCGTACAGATTCAATCTGATGAGCAGCTGGAAGTAGACTGtggagaaacagcagaaagtcAGATCTGTCCGGGTGGTGGACCCCAAAACACTTTTTTAGGTCTGGATACACATTGCCTAAATGTGCCAGATGCAGCAGGACAGAAATCGCTAGACAAAG ATCATGAAAAATGTGCTGATGATGAGATGGAGAGACTTTACAAGTCATTAGAACAAGCAAGCCTGTCTCCCATTGGTGATCGTCGGCTGTCAACCAAGAAGGAGCTGAGGAAGTCGTTTATCAAACGCAGCAAAAACCCCTCCATTAATGAGAAACTCCACAAAATTCGAATGCTGAACAGCACATTAAAG TGTAAGGAACATGACTTGGCTACAATTAACCAGTTGTTAGAAGACCCAAAGTTGACGGCGATAAAGTACAGAGAGTGGAGGAACACAAACATCATGCTAGTCCAAGATATCTATCAGCAGCAGGAGGTCCAGGATGTGTCCACAGAGAACAGCGAGGAGCAAGAGACAACTCCACTGCCTATCAATGAAAGTGCTATCTGA
- the IPCEF1 gene encoding interactor protein for cytohesin exchange factors 1 isoform X3: MEADGNALVPLRQKAKKKSQGFFIMSRRRISCKELGQADCQGWLYKKKEKGAFIGNKWKKFWCVLKESSLYWYSSQLAEKAEGFIRLPDFSVDRATECKKKHAIKISHPQIKTFYFAAENVLEMNTWLSKLGMAVDPQAPNGKSEEECYSESEHDDPEITDTPPPSYVAEPPPPHLQDQQKCSLTSALSSEASCSLSSPESTFNSQESSSSLMSKVVYSERQSLLDLVNNSAMEESESDQPLTFCVQIQSDEQLEVDCGETAESQICPGGGPQNTFLGLDTHCLNVPDAAGQKSLDKDHEKCADDEMERLYKSLEQASLSPIGDRRLSTKKELRKSFIKRSKNPSINEKLHKIRMLNSTLKCKEHDLATINQLLEDPKLTAIKYREWRNTNIMLVQDIYQQQEVQDVSTENSEEQETTPLPINESAI; the protein is encoded by the exons ATGGAAGCTGATGGGAATGCCCTT GTTCCCTTGCGTcagaaggcaaaaaagaaaagtcaag GGTTCTTTATAATGAGTCGACGGAGGATATCGTGTAAAGAACTGGGGCAAGCTGATTGCCAAGGATGGCTctacaaaaagaaggaaaaaggagctTTCATTGgcaacaaatggaaaaagttCTGGTGTGTGCTGAAGGAGTCGTCGCTGTATTGGTACAGCAGTCAGCTG gctgaaaaagcagaaggatttATCAGGCTTCCAGATTTCAGTGTGGACAGAGCAACggaatgcaaaaaaaagca tgcTATTAAGATCAGCCACCCACAGATcaagacattttattttgctgcagaaaatgttCTGGAAATGAACAC GTGGCTAAGCAAGCTGGGGATGGCTGTAGATCCTCAGGCACCCAATGGGAAGAGTGAAGAAG AATGCTATAGTGAAAGTGAACATGATGACCCAGAAATAACAGACACACCACCTCCCTCGTACGTGGCCGAGCCTCCACCTCCTCATTTG cagGATCAACAGAAATGCTCTTTGACATCAGCTCTGTCAAGTGAAGCATCttgttctctttcctctcctgaGAGCACTTTCAATTCCCAAGAATCATCATCTTCCTTGATGTCCAAGGTGGTTTATTCTGAGAGGCAGTCCCTGCTTGACCTCGTTAACAACTCTGCCATGGAAGAGAGTGAGAGTGATCAGCCTTTAACTTTCTGCGTACAGATTCAATCTGATGAGCAGCTGGAAGTAGACTGtggagaaacagcagaaagtcAGATCTGTCCGGGTGGTGGACCCCAAAACACTTTTTTAGGTCTGGATACACATTGCCTAAATGTGCCAGATGCAGCAGGACAGAAATCGCTAGACAAAG ATCATGAAAAATGTGCTGATGATGAGATGGAGAGACTTTACAAGTCATTAGAACAAGCAAGCCTGTCTCCCATTGGTGATCGTCGGCTGTCAACCAAGAAGGAGCTGAGGAAGTCGTTTATCAAACGCAGCAAAAACCCCTCCATTAATGAGAAACTCCACAAAATTCGAATGCTGAACAGCACATTAAAG TGTAAGGAACATGACTTGGCTACAATTAACCAGTTGTTAGAAGACCCAAAGTTGACGGCGATAAAGTACAGAGAGTGGAGGAACACAAACATCATGCTAGTCCAAGATATCTATCAGCAGCAGGAGGTCCAGGATGTGTCCACAGAGAACAGCGAGGAGCAAGAGACAACTCCACTGCCTATCAATGAAAGTGCTATCTGA
- the IPCEF1 gene encoding interactor protein for cytohesin exchange factors 1 isoform X2, translating into MGDDRTIVALRQNSLLVPLRQKAKKKSQGFFIMSRRRISCKELGQADCQGWLYKKKEKGAFIGNKWKKFWCVLKESSLYWYSSQLAEKAEGFIRLPDFSVDRATECKKKHAIKISHPQIKTFYFAAENVLEMNTWLSKLGMAVDPQAPNGKSEEECYSESEHDDPEITDTPPPSYVAEPPPPHLDQQKCSLTSALSSEASCSLSSPESTFNSQESSSSLMSKVVYSERQSLLDLVNNSAMEESESDQPLTFCVQIQSDEQLEVDCGETAESQICPGGGPQNTFLGLDTHCLNVPDAAGQKSLDKDHEKCADDEMERLYKSLEQASLSPIGDRRLSTKKELRKSFIKRSKNPSINEKLHKIRMLNSTLKCKEHDLATINQLLEDPKLTAIKYREWRNTNIMLVQDIYQQQEVQDVSTENSEEQETTPLPINESAI; encoded by the exons GTTCCCTTGCGTcagaaggcaaaaaagaaaagtcaag GGTTCTTTATAATGAGTCGACGGAGGATATCGTGTAAAGAACTGGGGCAAGCTGATTGCCAAGGATGGCTctacaaaaagaaggaaaaaggagctTTCATTGgcaacaaatggaaaaagttCTGGTGTGTGCTGAAGGAGTCGTCGCTGTATTGGTACAGCAGTCAGCTG gctgaaaaagcagaaggatttATCAGGCTTCCAGATTTCAGTGTGGACAGAGCAACggaatgcaaaaaaaagca tgcTATTAAGATCAGCCACCCACAGATcaagacattttattttgctgcagaaaatgttCTGGAAATGAACAC GTGGCTAAGCAAGCTGGGGATGGCTGTAGATCCTCAGGCACCCAATGGGAAGAGTGAAGAAG AATGCTATAGTGAAAGTGAACATGATGACCCAGAAATAACAGACACACCACCTCCCTCGTACGTGGCCGAGCCTCCACCTCCTCATTTG GATCAACAGAAATGCTCTTTGACATCAGCTCTGTCAAGTGAAGCATCttgttctctttcctctcctgaGAGCACTTTCAATTCCCAAGAATCATCATCTTCCTTGATGTCCAAGGTGGTTTATTCTGAGAGGCAGTCCCTGCTTGACCTCGTTAACAACTCTGCCATGGAAGAGAGTGAGAGTGATCAGCCTTTAACTTTCTGCGTACAGATTCAATCTGATGAGCAGCTGGAAGTAGACTGtggagaaacagcagaaagtcAGATCTGTCCGGGTGGTGGACCCCAAAACACTTTTTTAGGTCTGGATACACATTGCCTAAATGTGCCAGATGCAGCAGGACAGAAATCGCTAGACAAAG ATCATGAAAAATGTGCTGATGATGAGATGGAGAGACTTTACAAGTCATTAGAACAAGCAAGCCTGTCTCCCATTGGTGATCGTCGGCTGTCAACCAAGAAGGAGCTGAGGAAGTCGTTTATCAAACGCAGCAAAAACCCCTCCATTAATGAGAAACTCCACAAAATTCGAATGCTGAACAGCACATTAAAG TGTAAGGAACATGACTTGGCTACAATTAACCAGTTGTTAGAAGACCCAAAGTTGACGGCGATAAAGTACAGAGAGTGGAGGAACACAAACATCATGCTAGTCCAAGATATCTATCAGCAGCAGGAGGTCCAGGATGTGTCCACAGAGAACAGCGAGGAGCAAGAGACAACTCCACTGCCTATCAATGAAAGTGCTATCTGA
- the IPCEF1 gene encoding interactor protein for cytohesin exchange factors 1 isoform X1: MGDDRTIVALRQNSLLVPLRQKAKKKSQGFFIMSRRRISCKELGQADCQGWLYKKKEKGAFIGNKWKKFWCVLKESSLYWYSSQLAEKAEGFIRLPDFSVDRATECKKKHAIKISHPQIKTFYFAAENVLEMNTWLSKLGMAVDPQAPNGKSEEECYSESEHDDPEITDTPPPSYVAEPPPPHLQDQQKCSLTSALSSEASCSLSSPESTFNSQESSSSLMSKVVYSERQSLLDLVNNSAMEESESDQPLTFCVQIQSDEQLEVDCGETAESQICPGGGPQNTFLGLDTHCLNVPDAAGQKSLDKDHEKCADDEMERLYKSLEQASLSPIGDRRLSTKKELRKSFIKRSKNPSINEKLHKIRMLNSTLKCKEHDLATINQLLEDPKLTAIKYREWRNTNIMLVQDIYQQQEVQDVSTENSEEQETTPLPINESAI, encoded by the exons GTTCCCTTGCGTcagaaggcaaaaaagaaaagtcaag GGTTCTTTATAATGAGTCGACGGAGGATATCGTGTAAAGAACTGGGGCAAGCTGATTGCCAAGGATGGCTctacaaaaagaaggaaaaaggagctTTCATTGgcaacaaatggaaaaagttCTGGTGTGTGCTGAAGGAGTCGTCGCTGTATTGGTACAGCAGTCAGCTG gctgaaaaagcagaaggatttATCAGGCTTCCAGATTTCAGTGTGGACAGAGCAACggaatgcaaaaaaaagca tgcTATTAAGATCAGCCACCCACAGATcaagacattttattttgctgcagaaaatgttCTGGAAATGAACAC GTGGCTAAGCAAGCTGGGGATGGCTGTAGATCCTCAGGCACCCAATGGGAAGAGTGAAGAAG AATGCTATAGTGAAAGTGAACATGATGACCCAGAAATAACAGACACACCACCTCCCTCGTACGTGGCCGAGCCTCCACCTCCTCATTTG cagGATCAACAGAAATGCTCTTTGACATCAGCTCTGTCAAGTGAAGCATCttgttctctttcctctcctgaGAGCACTTTCAATTCCCAAGAATCATCATCTTCCTTGATGTCCAAGGTGGTTTATTCTGAGAGGCAGTCCCTGCTTGACCTCGTTAACAACTCTGCCATGGAAGAGAGTGAGAGTGATCAGCCTTTAACTTTCTGCGTACAGATTCAATCTGATGAGCAGCTGGAAGTAGACTGtggagaaacagcagaaagtcAGATCTGTCCGGGTGGTGGACCCCAAAACACTTTTTTAGGTCTGGATACACATTGCCTAAATGTGCCAGATGCAGCAGGACAGAAATCGCTAGACAAAG ATCATGAAAAATGTGCTGATGATGAGATGGAGAGACTTTACAAGTCATTAGAACAAGCAAGCCTGTCTCCCATTGGTGATCGTCGGCTGTCAACCAAGAAGGAGCTGAGGAAGTCGTTTATCAAACGCAGCAAAAACCCCTCCATTAATGAGAAACTCCACAAAATTCGAATGCTGAACAGCACATTAAAG TGTAAGGAACATGACTTGGCTACAATTAACCAGTTGTTAGAAGACCCAAAGTTGACGGCGATAAAGTACAGAGAGTGGAGGAACACAAACATCATGCTAGTCCAAGATATCTATCAGCAGCAGGAGGTCCAGGATGTGTCCACAGAGAACAGCGAGGAGCAAGAGACAACTCCACTGCCTATCAATGAAAGTGCTATCTGA
- the IPCEF1 gene encoding interactor protein for cytohesin exchange factors 1 isoform X6, with protein MTTCCSFGQNPCGFFIMSRRRISCKELGQADCQGWLYKKKEKGAFIGNKWKKFWCVLKESSLYWYSSQLAEKAEGFIRLPDFSVDRATECKKKHAIKISHPQIKTFYFAAENVLEMNTWLSKLGMAVDPQAPNGKSEEECYSESEHDDPEITDTPPPSYVAEPPPPHLQDQQKCSLTSALSSEASCSLSSPESTFNSQESSSSLMSKVVYSERQSLLDLVNNSAMEESESDQPLTFCVQIQSDEQLEVDCGETAESQICPGGGPQNTFLGLDTHCLNVPDAAGQKSLDKDHEKCADDEMERLYKSLEQASLSPIGDRRLSTKKELRKSFIKRSKNPSINEKLHKIRMLNSTLKCKEHDLATINQLLEDPKLTAIKYREWRNTNIMLVQDIYQQQEVQDVSTENSEEQETTPLPINESAI; from the exons atgacaacatgCTGTTCTTTTGGACAAAATCCTTGTG GGTTCTTTATAATGAGTCGACGGAGGATATCGTGTAAAGAACTGGGGCAAGCTGATTGCCAAGGATGGCTctacaaaaagaaggaaaaaggagctTTCATTGgcaacaaatggaaaaagttCTGGTGTGTGCTGAAGGAGTCGTCGCTGTATTGGTACAGCAGTCAGCTG gctgaaaaagcagaaggatttATCAGGCTTCCAGATTTCAGTGTGGACAGAGCAACggaatgcaaaaaaaagca tgcTATTAAGATCAGCCACCCACAGATcaagacattttattttgctgcagaaaatgttCTGGAAATGAACAC GTGGCTAAGCAAGCTGGGGATGGCTGTAGATCCTCAGGCACCCAATGGGAAGAGTGAAGAAG AATGCTATAGTGAAAGTGAACATGATGACCCAGAAATAACAGACACACCACCTCCCTCGTACGTGGCCGAGCCTCCACCTCCTCATTTG cagGATCAACAGAAATGCTCTTTGACATCAGCTCTGTCAAGTGAAGCATCttgttctctttcctctcctgaGAGCACTTTCAATTCCCAAGAATCATCATCTTCCTTGATGTCCAAGGTGGTTTATTCTGAGAGGCAGTCCCTGCTTGACCTCGTTAACAACTCTGCCATGGAAGAGAGTGAGAGTGATCAGCCTTTAACTTTCTGCGTACAGATTCAATCTGATGAGCAGCTGGAAGTAGACTGtggagaaacagcagaaagtcAGATCTGTCCGGGTGGTGGACCCCAAAACACTTTTTTAGGTCTGGATACACATTGCCTAAATGTGCCAGATGCAGCAGGACAGAAATCGCTAGACAAAG ATCATGAAAAATGTGCTGATGATGAGATGGAGAGACTTTACAAGTCATTAGAACAAGCAAGCCTGTCTCCCATTGGTGATCGTCGGCTGTCAACCAAGAAGGAGCTGAGGAAGTCGTTTATCAAACGCAGCAAAAACCCCTCCATTAATGAGAAACTCCACAAAATTCGAATGCTGAACAGCACATTAAAG TGTAAGGAACATGACTTGGCTACAATTAACCAGTTGTTAGAAGACCCAAAGTTGACGGCGATAAAGTACAGAGAGTGGAGGAACACAAACATCATGCTAGTCCAAGATATCTATCAGCAGCAGGAGGTCCAGGATGTGTCCACAGAGAACAGCGAGGAGCAAGAGACAACTCCACTGCCTATCAATGAAAGTGCTATCTGA
- the IPCEF1 gene encoding interactor protein for cytohesin exchange factors 1 isoform X9 has translation MGDDRTIVALRQNSLLVPLRQKAKKKSQGFFIMSRRRISCKELGQADCQGWLYKKKEKGAFIGNKWKKFWCVLKESSLYWYSSQLAEKAEGFIRLPDFSVDRATECKKKHAIKISHPQIKTFYFAAENVLEMNTWLSKLGMAVDPQAPNGKSEEECYSESEHDDPEITDTPPPSYVAEPPPPHLQDQQKCSLTSALSSEASCSLSSPESTFNSQESSSSLMSKIQSDEQLEVDCGETAESQICPGGGPQNTFLGLDTHCLNVPDAAGQKSLDKDHEKCADDEMERLYKSLEQASLSPIGDRRLSTKKELRKSFIKRSKNPSINEKLHKIRMLNSTLKCKEHDLATINQLLEDPKLTAIKYREWRNTNIMLVQDIYQQQEVQDVSTENSEEQETTPLPINESAI, from the exons GTTCCCTTGCGTcagaaggcaaaaaagaaaagtcaag GGTTCTTTATAATGAGTCGACGGAGGATATCGTGTAAAGAACTGGGGCAAGCTGATTGCCAAGGATGGCTctacaaaaagaaggaaaaaggagctTTCATTGgcaacaaatggaaaaagttCTGGTGTGTGCTGAAGGAGTCGTCGCTGTATTGGTACAGCAGTCAGCTG gctgaaaaagcagaaggatttATCAGGCTTCCAGATTTCAGTGTGGACAGAGCAACggaatgcaaaaaaaagca tgcTATTAAGATCAGCCACCCACAGATcaagacattttattttgctgcagaaaatgttCTGGAAATGAACAC GTGGCTAAGCAAGCTGGGGATGGCTGTAGATCCTCAGGCACCCAATGGGAAGAGTGAAGAAG AATGCTATAGTGAAAGTGAACATGATGACCCAGAAATAACAGACACACCACCTCCCTCGTACGTGGCCGAGCCTCCACCTCCTCATTTG cagGATCAACAGAAATGCTCTTTGACATCAGCTCTGTCAAGTGAAGCATCttgttctctttcctctcctgaGAGCACTTTCAATTCCCAAGAATCATCATCTTCCTTGATGTCCAAG ATTCAATCTGATGAGCAGCTGGAAGTAGACTGtggagaaacagcagaaagtcAGATCTGTCCGGGTGGTGGACCCCAAAACACTTTTTTAGGTCTGGATACACATTGCCTAAATGTGCCAGATGCAGCAGGACAGAAATCGCTAGACAAAG ATCATGAAAAATGTGCTGATGATGAGATGGAGAGACTTTACAAGTCATTAGAACAAGCAAGCCTGTCTCCCATTGGTGATCGTCGGCTGTCAACCAAGAAGGAGCTGAGGAAGTCGTTTATCAAACGCAGCAAAAACCCCTCCATTAATGAGAAACTCCACAAAATTCGAATGCTGAACAGCACATTAAAG TGTAAGGAACATGACTTGGCTACAATTAACCAGTTGTTAGAAGACCCAAAGTTGACGGCGATAAAGTACAGAGAGTGGAGGAACACAAACATCATGCTAGTCCAAGATATCTATCAGCAGCAGGAGGTCCAGGATGTGTCCACAGAGAACAGCGAGGAGCAAGAGACAACTCCACTGCCTATCAATGAAAGTGCTATCTGA